Proteins from a genomic interval of Oncorhynchus nerka isolate Pitt River linkage group LG13, Oner_Uvic_2.0, whole genome shotgun sequence:
- the LOC115119613 gene encoding uncharacterized protein LOC115119613 isoform X2 yields MSSSQEDEGGVESSPQSVQSAASPARSYLSMKSDQSMGQPINFRDFALFKDHRAKQRKMSASTSCLSMKSENITDHPCTFNRRPYHCPQSVQSAASPARSYLSMKSDQSMGQPINFRDFALFKDHSQFNRPPSPCWSMKSDQSMDRHIKFGRDASILDVSALTASLLAEDHFRCSVCTEVLNEPVSIPCGHSFCRQCIETYWNKPAKKKVYDCPGCQQRFRTCPHLSRNSALDKVIRKLRQTGFKVPALPPHRYAGPGDVACDLCTEKQLKAVKFCLTCAAFYCESHVRQHYTVAALQRHTLVEVTGNLDQKLRIEEQQIAVKLEAKLEQMNTEFAEEKTQKNKLTQNVKNPTAELICYAKRSSKDWETDCFVLAALGRPLDLGMMYDCCNDCLCSDVGLWDESTIANMRQSLPRPHTEVTCIEGDSLQDRFGALDVSISLRASVLSGLVEVGGAAEYLNHPVQSKNKDRVTLQYRTTTRLDMLSHRVFEETVQRESKATHVVMAVLYGAQAFFIFDERVSGEKRAGGGEADMHSVIKKMASSFSADHMLSSLSDNEKINSLLYQCTLHSDVDHINGSMTYGQAVQALETLPKHLGQQGEKAVPLYAWLYPLRNLDTSIQITQGFLSEAEDVVEHLRQVTMRCQDTMTLLHVNDDVMKWFPSVKEKFAEFSELLQTYQSEFKRGLAMAVKTVRESEEMDEKSLRDILQNHDQSPFCSQHTHQWLNNKEEEIKALLICKEKNIPIVKKVQEKANNIPTGREVQQKANNIPMGREVQQKANNIPMGREVQQKANNIPTGREVQQKANNIPTGREVQQKANNIPMGREVQQKANNIPTGREVQQKANNIPTGREVQQKANNIPTGREVQQKANNIPMGREVQQKANNIPMGREVQQKANNIPMGREVQQKANNIPTGREVPTPNRTLCFTLTSLGGEDPYLSTMKQYIHSALESTTNQSGITRQQQTQHAFKPPDLTEKIQSDLHLFTTSKEDRRDGEKFNFLVAVIPDVTFPGSRIGLYQNGRLIGRNFKLGSKPNPAEVTEIKQNSFSLKFPQRSKVMSPVKYRIEYTADSDVQWTVEYLPSGPGSVGPDQCNTCKLPGLKPDTKYQVRYSAVDSSGMSDFSTVTMVKTNPRSTPGQPCVKLVDGEDVRVTWRMAEEEDGGPVLRYAVEFKEAGLEGWSRVSTTGPERTCTLSQTSSTCYRVRVSAVYGEGDTSKPSTETDIPVNVWSIDLSQRKASFLLEVLKVQPEKKPVELKGWSDDESEVRSFLQCLPYVSQLRFVNNNNNAGVIQFVLNLSVAVADHDARTGWNWSKFLSLVWSYSSFPFNEDVHPSDQCHFLLDLYSCATASGIKKGRSLVPLLRPVYQSAPAVWYVNLASRKVSVFLDVLKLQPVKRPMQVKCWSDKESEVRSFLQCLPYVSQLSFNDNSLVCFLRKNREQAEQFAALFQAHGFTLSLGGELPRQTCTSVGRILALCTSGVKLCLTPSKISLRGASILFRHPLQLHNLILNEIMTVKLTRLLATGRVTAPMGVEEISLVIENSQLSEDVLSRVLSSVASLLRVWTVQRLDLTKCTIHGHSLILLLGHRGPLKLKLCPDTLQQLAVVVHEARDKDLTHSFLKKVGGDLTSCRLDWEVLLSLLQYSNQHITVNLRENRISERNITDLRPFLGRIILKSVERNLLLLFLHCYSASKIQPGATALLGALQHRLDFSSSVDLSTKDQGKHLCLTSADCKVIARVLKQSRYVTELILSDCEISDRALGKLLLKIPRRVNLSPSKAILVQLVQTCNKNNAVHHAGSLVRALGGEMDLSETMLDRQACSSLALVLEYSKGLSELDLSRCQLTDHHLQPLLAHLHKVQVLDLSHNAISNCLSKKILKAVSTSKGHTVWLTNNRMKAKPCSSRHR; encoded by the exons CCCCCAGTCTGTGCAGTCAGCAGCATCTCCAGCACGCAGCTAtctgtccatgaagagtgaccagTCAATGGGGCAGCCCATTAATTTCAGAGATTTTGCTTTGTTTAAAGACCACAG GGCTAAGCAGAGGAAAATGTCTGCCTCCACCTCATGCCTCTCCATGAAGAGTGAGAATATAACAGATCATCCATGTACCTTCAATAGAAGGCCGTATCACTG tccccagtcTGTGCAGTCAGCAGCATCTCCAGCACGCAGCTAtctgtccatgaagagtgaccagTCAATGGGGCAGCCCATTAATTTCAGAGATTTTGCTTTGTTTAAAGACCACAG TCAATTTAACCGCCCACCGTCTCCTTGTTGGTCAATGAAGAGTGACCAATCCATGGATAGGCACATTAAGTTTGGAAGAGATGCCTCCATTCTAGATgtcag TGCACTGACAGCCAGTCTGCTGGCAGAGGACCACTTCAGATGCTCAGTGTGCACAGAGGTTCTCAACGAGCCAGTCTCCATCCCCTGTGGACACAGTTTCTGCAGGCAATGCATTGAGACCTATTGGAACAAACCAGCGAAGAAAAAAGTATACGACTGTCCCGGGTGCCAACAGAGATTCAGAACATGTCCCCATCTCTCCAGAAATTCAGCCTTGGATAAGGTGATCCGGAAACTCCGGCAGACAGGATTCAAGGTCCCTGCACTTCCCCCTCACCGCTACGCTGGACCCGGAGATGTGGCCTGTGATCTCTGCACTGAGAAACAGCTCAAAGCTGTGAAGTTCTGTCTGACCTGCGCTGCCTTTTACTGTGAGAGCCACGTTAGGCAGCACTACACCGTAGCGGCactgcagagacacacactggtGGAGGTGACTGGAAACCTGGATCAGAAACTCCGCATCGAAGAACAACAGATTGCAGTAAAGCTGGAAGCTAAATTGGAACAGATGAATACAGAGTTTGCTGaggaaaaaacacaaaaaaataaacTGACGCAG AATGTAAAGAATCCAACCGCTGAGTTAATCTGTTATGCAAAGAGGTCATCCAAAG ATTGGGAAACCGACTGTTTTGTGCTGGCTGCCCTTGGTCGTCCCCTAGACCTTGGGATGATGTATGACTGCTGCAATGATTGTCTTTGCTCAG ATGTCGGTCTATGGGATGAGAGCACAATAGCCAACATGCGTCAGTCTCTGCCTCGGCCTCACACAGAGGTGACGTGTATTGAAGGAGACTCCCTACAGGACAGATTCGGGGCTCTGGATGTTTCCATTTCTCTAAGGGCCAGTGTCTTGTCTGGGCTGGTGGAGGTTGGTGGTGCTGCTGAATACCTGAACCATCCTGTTCAGTCCAAAAACAAGGACCGGGtcactctacagtacagaaccACTACCAGGCTGGACATGCTCAGTCACAGGGTGTTTGAAGAAACCGTCCAAAGGGAATCAAAGGCAACACACGTGGTGATGGCTGTTCTCTATGGAGCTCAAGCATTTTTTATCTTTGACGAACGCGTCAGTGGAGAGAAAAGGGCTGGTGGAGGAGAAGCCGATATGCACAGTGTTATCAAGAAGATGGCTTCCTCCTTCAGTGCAGATCATATGTTATCCAGCTTGAGTGACAATGAGAAAATAAACAGTTTGTTGTATCAGTGTACACTCCACAGTGATGTAGACCATATCAATGGCTCCATGACTTATGGCCAAGCAGTACAAGCTCTTGAAACTCTCCCGAAGCACCTTGGACAACAGGGAGAGAAAGCAGTGCCTCTGTACGCATGGCTCTATCCTCTGAGGAATCTGGACACTTCAATTCAGATCACTCAAGGCTTTCTCTCCGAGGCCGAGGACGTGGTGGAGCATCTGAGGCAGGTCACCATGAGATGCCAGGACACGATGACATTATTACACGTCAACGATGACGTGATGAAATGGTTCCCCAGTGTGAAGGAAAAATTTGCAGAATTTTCTGAGCTGCTGCAGACGTACCAGTCCGAGTTTAAGAGAGGGCTGGCTATGGCAGTAAagactgtgagagagagtgaagagatggaTGAAAAGAGCCTGAGAGACATTCTCCAGAACCATGACCAATCACCATTCTGTTCTCAGCACACACATCAGTGGCTTAACAACAAAGAGGAGGAGATAAAGGCTCTGCTTATCTGCAAAGAAAAAAACATCCCCATTGTAAAGAAGGTCCAGGAGAAAGCGAACAACATCCCCACGGGGAGGGAGGTCCAGCAGAAAGCAAACAACATCCCCATGGGGAGGGAGGTCCAGCAGAAAGCAAACAACATCCCCATGGGGAGGGAGGTCCAGCAGAAAGCGAACAACATCCCCACGGGGAGGGAGGTCCAGCAGAAAGCGAACAACATCCCCACGGGGAGGGAGGTCCAGCAGAAAGCAAACAACATCCCCATGGGGAGGGAGGTCCAGCAGAAAGCGAACAACATCCCCACGGGGAGGGAGGTCCAGCAGAAAGCAAACAACATCCCCACGGGGAGGGAGGTCCAGCAGAAAGCGAACAACATCCCCACGGGGAGGGAGGTCCAGCAGAAAGCAAACAACATCCCCATGGGGAGGGAGGTCCAGCAGAAAGCAAACAACATCCCCATGGGGAGGGAGGTCCAGCAGAAAGCGAACAACATCCCCATGGGGAGGGAGGTCCAGCAGAAAGCAAACAACATCCCCACGGGGAGGGAGGTGCCAACCCCAAACAGGACGCTGTGCTTCACGCTCACCTCACTGGGGGGTGAAGATCCATACCTTTCAACCATGAAGCAATACATACATTCTGCACTAGAGAGCACCACAAACCAATCAGGGAtcaccagacagcagcagacacAGCATGCCTTCAAGCCTCCAGATTTAACTGAAAAAATACAGTCTGACCTCCACTTGTTCACCACATCCAAAGAAgacagaagagatggagagaaattcAATTTTCTTGTTGCAGTTATACCAGATGTCACCTTTCCTGGATCCCGCATTGGTCTGTATCAAAATGGTCGTCTTATCGGCCGCAATTTCAAGCTTGGATCAAAGCCAAATCCAGCCGAAGTAACAGAGATAAAACAGAACAGCTTCAGTCTGAAATTTCCTCAAAGGTCAAAGGTCATGAGTCCTGTGAAGTACAGAATAGAGTATACCGCAGACAGTGATGTTCAATGGACTGTTGAATATTTACCATCTGGTCCTGGATCTGTGGGTCCTGACCAGTGTAACACTTGTAAGTTGCCCGGTTTGAAACCTGACACTAAATACCAGGTTAGATACAGTGCTGTGGACAGCTCTGGTATGAGTGACTTCAGCACGGTCACCATGGTAAAGACAAACCCAAGGTCCACACCTGGACAGCCCTGTGTGAAACTGGTGGACGGAGAAGACGTCAGGGTCACATGGCGGATGGCGGAAGAGGAAGATGGTGGTCCCGTGCTACGTTATGCCGTGGAGTTCAAAGAGGCAGGGCTTGAAGGCTGGTCCCGTGTGTCAACAACGGGGCCTGAACGTACATGCACTTTATCTCAGACCTCCAGTACTTGCTACCGTGTCAGAGTCTCTGCAGTCTATGGAGAGGGGGACACAAGTAAACCCAGCACAGAAACAGACATCCCTGTAAATG TCTGGTCCATAGACCTCTCACAAAGGAAAGCCTCCTTCCTCCTAGAAGTGCTGAAAGTCCAACCAGAGAAGAAACCAGTAGAGCTGAAGGGTTGGTCAGATGACGAGAGTGAAGTGAGGAGTTTCCTTCAGTGTCTGCCCTACGTCTCACAGCTGAG GTTtgtgaacaacaacaacaacgcaggCGTTATCCAGTTTGTGCTCAATCTGAGTGTCGCAGTAGCAGACCACGATGCAAGGACAGGCTGGAATTGGTCGAAGTTCCTATCCCTGGTATGGAGCTACAGCTCCTTCCCATTCAATGAAGATGTTCATCCTTCAGATCAATGTCACTTCCTTCTGGATCTTTATTCGTGTGCAACGGCATCTGGGATTAAAAAGGGCAGGAGTCTCGTTCCATTACTTCGGCCAGTTTACCAGTCGGCTCCAGCAGTCTGGTACGTGAATCTGGCTAGTAGAAAGGTCTCCGTCTTCCTCGACGTTCTGAAACTCCAACCAGTGAAAAGGCCAATGCAGGTGAAATGTTGGTCAGATAAAGAAAGTGAAGTGAGGAGTTTCCTTCAGTGTCTGCCCTACGTCTCACAGCTGAG ttTTAACGACAACAGTCTTGTGTGCTTCCTACGGAAAAATAGAGAGCAGGCGGAGCAGTTTGCCGCTCTCTTCCAAGCGCATGGCTTTACCCTGTCATTGGGAGGAGAGTTACCCAGGCAAACCTGCACTTCTGTGGGGAGAATCTTGGCCCTCTGTACCTCAGGAGTGAAACTCTGTCTCACACCCAGCAAGATTTCTCTCCGAGGAGCTTCGATTCTCTTCAGACATCCGTTGCAGCTACACAACCTCAT ACTAAATGAGATCATGACAGTGAAACTGACCAGACTGCTTGCGACTGGTAGAGTCACTGCTCCAATGGGAGTTGAGGAGATTTCGCTGGTTATTGAGAACTCACAACTATCGGAGGACGTGCTTTCTAGGGTCCTGAGTAGTGTGGCGTCCCTGCTGAGAGTCTGGACTGTGCAGCGTCTGGACCTGACGAAGTGTACTATCCACGGTCACTCTCTCATCCTGTTGCTGGGTCACCGGGGACCTCTGAAACTCAA ACTGTGTCCAGACACTCTTCAGCAGCTGGCTGTAGTTGTGCATGAAGCTCGGGACAAGGACCTGACTCATTCATTCTTAAAGAAAGTTGGTGGAGACCTGACCTCTTGCAGGCTGGACTGGGAAGTGCTTCTTTCTCTGCTGCAGTATTCAAACCAACACATCACTGTGAATCTCAGAGAGAACAGGATTTCAGAGAGAAACATCACAGATCTTCGTCCCTTTCTGGGCAGGATTATTTTAAAGAG TGTTGAGAGGAATCTGCTGCTGTTGTTCCTCCACTGTTACTCTGCCTCAAAGATCCAGCCAGGGGCAACAGCCCTGCTTGGGGCTCTGCAGCACAGATTGGACTTCTCCTCCTCTGTGGACCTGTCAACAAAGGACCAGGGGAAGCATCTGTGTCTGACCTCTGCTGACTGCAAGGTCATCGCCAGAGTCCTGAAGCAGAGCCGTTACGTCACAGAGCTGATCCTAAGCGATTGTGAGATTTCAGACAGAGCACTCGGGAAGCTGCTGCTGAAAATCCCACGCAGAGTTAATCTCAG CCCCAGTAAAGCCATATTGGTTCAACTTGTACAAACTTGTAACAAGAATAATGCAGTGCATCATGCAGGAtccctggtcagagccctgggcGGGGAGATGGACCTCAGTGAGACCATGCTGGATCGGCAGGCCTGTAGTTCTCTGGCCCTGGTTCTGGAGTATTCAAAGGGGCTATCAGAACTGGACCTCAGCCGCTGCCAActcacagaccaccacctacagcCTCTGCTCGCACACCTGCACAAAGTCCAAGTTCTGGA tctaAGTCATAATGCAATTTCCAACTGTTTGAGTAAGAAAATACTGAAAGCTGTCTCCACCAGCAAAGGCCACACAGTTTG gctCACAAACAACAGGATGAAAGCCAAACCATGTTCCAGTCGGCATCGTTAA